One genomic region from Ovis canadensis isolate MfBH-ARS-UI-01 breed Bighorn chromosome 6, ARS-UI_OviCan_v2, whole genome shotgun sequence encodes:
- the UBE2D3 gene encoding ubiquitin-conjugating enzyme E2 D3 isoform X1, whose translation MALKRINKELSDLARDPPAQCSAGPVGDDMFHWQATIMGPNDSPYQGGVFFLTIHFPTDYPFKPPKVAFTTRIYHPNINSNGSICLDILRSQWSPALTISKVLLSICSLLCDPNPDDPLVPEIARIYKTDRDKYNRISREWTQKYAM comes from the exons GAACTTAGTGATTTGGCCCGTGACCCTCCAGCACAATGTTCTGCAGGTCCAGTTGGGGATGATA tgtTTCATTGGCAAGCCACAATTATGGGACCT aaTGACAGCCCATATCAAGGCGGTGTATTCTTTTTGACAATTCATTTTCCTACAGACTACCCCTTCAAACCACCTAAG gtTGCATTTACAACAAGAATTTATCATCCAAATATTAACAGTAATGGCAGCATTTGTCTCGATATTCTAAGATCACAGTGGTCTCCTGCTTTAACTATTTCTAAAG TTCTTTTATCCATTTGTTCACTGCTATGTGATCCAAACCCAGATGACCCCCTAGTGCCAGAGATTGCACGGATCTATAAAACAGACAGAGATAA GTACAACAGAATATCTCGGGAATGGACTCAGAAGTATGCCATGTGA